The Apium graveolens cultivar Ventura chromosome 6, ASM990537v1, whole genome shotgun sequence genome contains a region encoding:
- the LOC141664423 gene encoding putative F-box protein At1g47790, whose amino-acid sequence MARRRRYCSYLPEEIMFEILSWLPVKSLVRFKSVCKLWRSIISNNIFIRTHLANSKNKGVILNYRSDLTEIAGIADYDYIEVHDTHQDSVKLYHLPPRETSIIYINSFDGLVCLYNYDGGVIYIWNPATRRFKILPSPNKEFSNVRAFVGLGFDPICNDYKILRIVFRRLVSSFGQRLLQAELYSANADSWKEIPISESLREFHPFSTKIVHAKTGVLYLESHTELLAFDLHREVFQLYPLPKLCHIVRSQVLDYEGNVTMIFESIDKSVSLYILDDAMSWTKMFSFEDDLKLIWVRHYLGNGHFVANTYRTYDHKIRETKLNLLQFPIDGMKGPVKYSESLVSLDGFQEQDLRGAQFDIDLSPRRKEVLDVVEEYVKKKITGDCGDKDVRALRMVREYLYGTSPLSLLQ is encoded by the exons ATGGCGAGAAGAAGAAGGTATTGTAGTTATTTACCTGAAGAAATCATGTTCGAGATACTTTCATGGCTGCCTGTAAAATCACTTGTACGGTTCAAATCAGTTTGCAAATTGTGGCGATCTattatatctaacaatatatTCATCCGAACTCACCTTGCCAATTCCAAAAACAAAGGTGTTATACTAAACTATAGATCAGATCTTACAGAGATTGCAGGAATTGCAGACTATGATTACATTGAAGTTCATGATACCCATCAAGACTCCGTTAAGCTCTACCACCTGCCACCTCGTGAAACTAGtataatttatattaattctTTTGATGGTCTCGTTTGTTTATACAATTATGATGGTGGTGTTATATACATTTGGAATCCGGCAACTAGACGGTTCAAGATACTTCCTAGTCCTAACAAAGAATTTTCCAATGTAAGGGCTTTTGTAGGGTTAGGTTTTGATCCTATTTGCAATGACTACAAAATTCTCAGGATTGTGTTTAGACGTCTTGTTTCTTCTTTTGGCCAACGACTGCTACAAGCTGAGCTGTACTCAGCAAATGCTGATTCTTGGAAAGAGATTCCAATTTCTGAATCACTAAGAGAATTCCATCCTTTCTCGACGAAAATTGTTCATGCTAAAACCGGGGTTTTGTATTTGGAAAGTCACACAGAACTACTGGCGTTTGATTTGCACAGAGAGGTGTTTCAACTCTACCCGTTACCCAAATTGTGTCATATTGTAAGATCACAAGTTCTGGATTATGAAGGTAACGTTACTATGATCTTTGAATCCATTGATAAATCGGTTAGTCTATATATTTTAGACGATGCGATGTCTTGGACTAAAATGTTCAGTTTTGAGGATGATTTAAAATTAATCTGGGTTCGTCATTATTTGGGTAATGGCCACTTTGTTGCTAATACATACCGTACTTATGACCATAAAATCAGAGAGACTAAGTTGAATCTTCTTCAATTTCCAATTGATGGAATGAAAGGCCCTGTCAAGTACAGCGAGAGTCTTGTTTCCCTCGACGGGTTTCAAGAACAAGATTTAAGAG GTGCACAGTTTGACATTGATCTGAGTCCTAGAAGAAAAGAGGTACTGGATGTAGTGGAGGAATATGTTAAAAAGAAAATCACAGGGGATTGTGGTGACAAGGATGTTAGGGCTCTGCGGATGGTTCGTGAATACTTGTATGGTACCAGCCCTTTGAGTTTACTACAATAA